The genomic window CTCAAATGGGCGGCGATCGTCGTCTAGCAGATTATTCTTTAGAAGAGTTAGAGGCGCTTTGGCAGGAGGCGAAGTTGAGGCTTTCAAGTTAGGTTTCAAAAACCTTCTAGAAATACCATAGAAACAACTACGCCATCAGCCAACTAAAAATTTCTCCTATTGTTAGCTGGACTGCTCCGGCAAACTCTGGAACAGGTACAACCATTTTGGGTTTTTCAAAAAGTCGCACGGTGCCTTTACCATCGTAGACAAAAATACAAGATTCTTTGGGGTCAAGCAGCCATCCCATTTCTGCACCGTGTTCGATGCAGTGCAAGATATTACGAATGCCCCTAGTATGCGTTTGCTTAGGTGAAAGAATTTCAATCGCCCAATCAGGTGCCAGTCTAAAGGCGTTTTCAATGCGACCGTTGGGTTTGCGAGGAATGCGTTCGGTGCGAAACACTGCTACATCAGGAATTATCGATCGCCCTCCAAAAGTACACCGCAGTTCGGGAAATACCTCAGCCGCTTTGTCCGGTTTGAGGGTCAGAGTGAGGGCAATACATAAATCGCGCTGAAGGACACTATGTTCTCCTCGGGGCATGGGTTTTTGAATTACCTCTCCATCATTTCTATCAAGATATTCGCTAGCAGGTTTGGTGTCCGGCAGCATCAAAAA from Timaviella obliquedivisa GSE-PSE-MK23-08B includes these protein-coding regions:
- a CDS encoding Uma2 family endonuclease, encoding MVQTPTKSLTLDEFLMLPDTKPASEYLDRNDGEVIQKPMPRGEHSVLQRDLCIALTLTLKPDKAAEVFPELRCTFGGRSIIPDVAVFRTERIPRKPNGRIENAFRLAPDWAIEILSPKQTHTRGIRNILHCIEHGAEMGWLLDPKESCIFVYDGKGTVRLFEKPKMVVPVPEFAGAVQLTIGEIFSWLMA